The following are encoded together in the Bacillus sp. V2I10 genome:
- the mreC gene encoding rod shape-determining protein MreC, with protein MPQFFLNKRLILLLVSIIFLVALIGYSLKEDRQLTWPEQFVKDSTGLFQTVFHKPAQYVAGFFENVGDLKNTYEENKLLKSKIDEHMKIETELQELKRDNEKLRAEIGAEESLREYNPIVATLIARNPDPGRWFDLITIDKGSQHGIQKDMAVITDKGLIGKIKNTSKFNSTVQLLSSPDRKNRIAAEIQGKDGQPNIFGLIEGYDEKKKALLLKKIESDVKIEKGQKVVTSGSSGIFPEGLVIGEVMEVEPDSYGLSQMAYIKPEADLYNIDRVFVTERVKETIDIDNMDPEEEEE; from the coding sequence ATGCCACAGTTTTTCTTGAATAAACGTCTTATATTGTTGCTGGTTAGTATCATCTTTTTAGTGGCATTGATTGGGTATTCTTTAAAAGAAGACAGACAGCTAACATGGCCAGAACAATTTGTTAAAGATTCAACAGGATTATTCCAAACTGTATTTCATAAGCCCGCACAATATGTAGCGGGCTTCTTTGAGAATGTCGGCGATTTGAAAAATACATATGAAGAAAATAAATTGCTTAAAAGCAAAATTGACGAGCATATGAAAATCGAGACCGAGCTTCAGGAGCTGAAACGTGACAACGAAAAGCTGCGGGCCGAAATCGGTGCCGAAGAATCACTTAGAGAATACAATCCAATCGTAGCCACTTTAATTGCACGAAATCCAGATCCGGGCCGCTGGTTTGATCTGATTACCATTGATAAGGGATCGCAGCACGGCATTCAAAAGGATATGGCCGTGATCACGGATAAAGGATTAATCGGAAAAATAAAAAATACATCAAAATTCAATTCTACGGTTCAGCTATTAAGCTCTCCGGACCGCAAAAACCGGATTGCAGCTGAAATACAGGGCAAGGACGGGCAGCCAAATATTTTCGGATTGATCGAAGGATATGATGAGAAGAAAAAAGCGCTGCTGCTCAAAAAAATTGAATCGGATGTTAAAATCGAAAAAGGGCAGAAAGTAGTCACGTCAGGGAGCAGCGGAATATTCCCTGAAGGTCTTGTTATTGGTGAAGTAATGGAGGTAGAGCCTGATTCCTACGGACTTTCGCAAATGGCCTATATCAAACCTGAAGCTGATCTTTATAATATTGACCGTGTTTTTGTAACCGAACGCGTGAAAGAAACGATTGATATCGATAATATGGATCCAGAGGAGGAGGAAGAATAA
- the mreD gene encoding rod shape-determining protein MreD: MNRILLPLLILFIFISESTFVDLIELPFTNDSQVIIPRFVMLSIVYITAYYSQKSGLIYGMVFGLLHDIVYTEILGIYLFAYPLFAYLISKALKALQGNMLVVLFLSLLAVTLLEFYSYGIQLLIGYSNLSFYDFTNLRLLPTLAANSVGAIVLIYPMSRFISKVKSDYLDD, from the coding sequence ATGAATCGTATTCTCCTTCCTCTTTTGATCTTATTTATTTTTATTTCCGAAAGCACCTTTGTTGATTTGATTGAGCTTCCATTCACAAATGATAGCCAAGTCATCATCCCGCGATTTGTCATGCTCTCGATTGTTTATATTACGGCCTATTACAGTCAAAAATCAGGGCTGATCTACGGTATGGTTTTTGGACTGCTGCATGACATTGTGTACACAGAAATACTGGGCATTTATTTATTTGCCTATCCATTGTTCGCTTATTTAATTTCAAAAGCTTTAAAGGCACTGCAGGGAAATATGCTCGTTGTGCTTTTCTTGTCTTTGCTTGCTGTTACACTTTTGGAATTCTACTCGTATGGCATTCAATTGCTGATCGGCTACTCCAATTTGTCATTCTATGATTTTACTAATTTGAGACTTTTGCCTACACTGGCTGCTAATTCTGTCGGGGCGATCGTCCTGATTTACCCAATGAGCCGCTTTATATCTAAAGTCAAAAGTGATTATCTGGATGATTAG
- the minC gene encoding septum site-determining protein MinC, translated as MKAQKQQFVTIKGTKDGLTLHLDDSCSFEELLNELEQMLSLKQYIHEDGPYITVNVKAGNRLLHKKQQDQIEAVIQKKRNLVVETFESNVVTKDHALQMKKEAEVVSVAKMIRSGQVLKVEGDLLLIGDVNPGGTVIARGNIFIMGTLRGIAHAGYNGNKSAVIAASVMKPSQIRICDIVNRAPDYIQTEKHEMECAYIDESESIIIDRLQQLTHLRPNLTRFEGGI; from the coding sequence ATGAAGGCTCAGAAACAGCAATTTGTCACAATAAAAGGTACAAAAGATGGATTAACGCTGCATCTCGATGATTCATGTTCTTTTGAAGAGCTGCTGAATGAACTTGAGCAAATGTTGTCCTTAAAGCAATACATTCATGAAGATGGGCCATATATCACCGTTAACGTCAAAGCGGGTAACCGTCTGCTTCATAAAAAACAGCAGGATCAAATTGAAGCTGTTATACAAAAAAAACGAAATCTGGTTGTTGAAACATTTGAAAGCAATGTTGTTACAAAAGATCATGCCCTGCAAATGAAAAAAGAAGCAGAGGTGGTCTCTGTTGCTAAAATGATTCGCTCCGGACAGGTTCTTAAAGTTGAAGGCGATTTGCTCCTGATCGGAGATGTTAACCCGGGAGGCACTGTTATTGCCCGAGGAAACATCTTTATTATGGGGACGCTTAGAGGAATTGCGCATGCTGGATATAACGGGAACAAATCTGCGGTCATCGCCGCATCGGTGATGAAGCCGTCGCAAATCAGAATTTGTGACATCGTAAACCGTGCCCCTGATTATATTCAGACAGAAAAGCACGAGATGGAATGTGCTTACATAGATGAAAGTGAATCTATCATTATTGATCGACTGCAGCAGTTGACTCATTTACGACCTAACTTGACAAGGTTTGAAGGGGGAATTTGA
- the minD gene encoding septum site-determining protein MinD, which yields MGEAIVITSGKGGVGKTTTSANLGTSLAILGKRVCLIDTDIGLRNLDVVMGLENRIIYDLVDVVEGRCKIHQALVKDKRFEDRLYLLPAAQTSDKSAVNPEQMKKLVDELKQDYDYIVIDCPAGIEQGFKNAIAGADKAIVVTTPEISAVRDADRIIGLLEKEEAIEPPKLVINRIRNHLVKNGDMLDVDEIVTHLSIDLIGIVADDDDVIKASNNGEPIAMDSNNRASIAYRNIARRILGESIPLQSLEDANPGVITKIKRFFGVRV from the coding sequence GTGGGTGAGGCTATCGTTATTACCTCTGGCAAAGGCGGAGTTGGAAAGACAACGACTTCTGCTAATTTAGGAACATCTTTAGCGATTTTAGGAAAACGGGTATGTCTCATTGATACAGACATCGGCCTGCGCAACCTCGATGTTGTAATGGGGCTTGAAAACCGCATCATTTACGATTTGGTGGATGTTGTTGAAGGCCGCTGTAAAATTCATCAGGCGCTTGTAAAAGATAAACGCTTTGAAGACAGGCTCTATTTGCTCCCTGCTGCACAGACGAGCGATAAATCAGCTGTTAATCCTGAGCAGATGAAAAAGCTTGTGGATGAGCTGAAACAGGACTATGACTATATTGTAATTGATTGTCCGGCTGGCATCGAGCAAGGCTTTAAAAACGCTATTGCAGGAGCTGACAAGGCCATCGTCGTGACGACTCCTGAAATATCAGCCGTACGCGATGCAGACCGCATTATCGGCCTGCTTGAAAAAGAAGAGGCCATTGAGCCTCCGAAGCTAGTAATCAATCGAATCCGCAATCATTTAGTGAAAAATGGGGATATGCTGGATGTGGATGAAATTGTTACGCACCTTTCGATCGATTTAATCGGAATCGTAGCAGATGATGATGATGTCATTAAAGCTTCAAATAATGGTGAGCCGATCGCAATGGATTCAAACAACCGCGCATCCATTGCATACCGGAACATTGCCCGCCGCATCTTGGGCGAATCGATTCCTCTGCAATCATTAGAAGATGCAAATCCAGGTGTCATTACAAAAATTAAACGCTTTTTCGGCGTTAGAGTATAG
- a CDS encoding M23 family metallopeptidase — MGNRADDLRRRMAKRKRDRSLGHERMKPQKQLPNLSFTDDEEKYGGSAYHTYDPGGDGGGSHPLFKPDVFMFKLLIGACLVLVAAIVFKNDSPPFEKVQSVVNRTFEEDFQFAMISKWYGEQFGDPLALIKTSDQAPKPEDTKFTAPASGKVLETFEDNGQGVMVETSSNLVEAMNEGIVVEIGKKEGSGLTVVVQHDDSTESWYGNLEEVKVSLYDFVESGKEIGKIKAAEDQKGTYYFAIKKGDQFIDPIQVISFD, encoded by the coding sequence ATGGGGAATCGAGCGGATGATTTGCGCAGGAGAATGGCAAAAAGAAAACGGGACCGCAGTTTAGGGCATGAGAGGATGAAACCTCAAAAACAGCTGCCCAATCTGTCATTTACAGATGATGAAGAAAAATATGGAGGCTCCGCTTATCACACATATGATCCGGGAGGAGACGGAGGCGGCTCCCATCCATTATTTAAACCGGATGTGTTTATGTTTAAGCTGCTGATTGGTGCATGTTTAGTTCTCGTGGCCGCGATTGTTTTTAAGAATGATTCGCCCCCTTTTGAAAAGGTTCAGAGTGTGGTCAACAGGACATTTGAAGAGGATTTTCAGTTTGCGATGATTTCAAAGTGGTACGGAGAGCAGTTTGGCGACCCGCTGGCCCTGATAAAAACTTCCGATCAGGCTCCTAAGCCTGAAGATACCAAATTTACGGCTCCGGCTTCAGGAAAAGTGCTTGAGACGTTTGAAGATAATGGCCAGGGTGTAATGGTTGAGACTAGCAGCAATCTTGTGGAAGCAATGAATGAAGGAATTGTAGTTGAGATTGGAAAGAAAGAGGGCTCAGGCTTGACGGTGGTTGTACAGCATGATGATTCAACTGAGAGCTGGTACGGCAACCTTGAAGAAGTGAAGGTGTCACTTTATGATTTTGTAGAAAGCGGAAAAGAAATCGGTAAAATCAAAGCGGCAGAAGATCAAAAAGGAACGTATTATTTCGCTATTAAGAAGGGTGATCAATTTATCGACCCAATTCAGGTGATATCCTTTGACTAA
- a CDS encoding M50 family metallopeptidase, with the protein MTKYLSVLLHIHIHPILWLIMGISIMTAHFQSLLILLSIILIHELGHAMTARHFNWRLKSIVLLPFGGVAEVEEHGNRPLKEELLTIAAGPLQHIPLQGAAYLLQASGLFSYETYQLFTFYNVMILLFNLLPIWPLDGGKLLFLLVSMKRSYQDAHQTMLVVSALCLGLYLLIFLVFSPQQLNVWVIACFLIYSIYMEYKHRSFVSMRFLLERYYGNQQDPRTLKPIIVDEGESIYQTLLKFRRGCKHPIIVERNGKKLFELDENELLHAFFADKRTQSTVGELNYDY; encoded by the coding sequence TTGACTAAATATCTCTCTGTTTTACTGCACATTCATATTCACCCTATTCTGTGGTTAATTATGGGGATTTCGATTATGACGGCTCATTTTCAGTCACTGCTGATCCTGCTGTCCATTATTCTCATTCATGAACTGGGCCATGCCATGACAGCCAGGCATTTCAACTGGCGCCTGAAATCTATTGTTCTCCTGCCTTTTGGAGGTGTGGCTGAAGTGGAGGAGCACGGCAATAGACCATTGAAGGAAGAGTTGCTGACGATTGCTGCCGGGCCCCTGCAGCATATTCCGCTTCAGGGAGCAGCTTATCTTTTACAGGCTTCAGGGTTATTTAGTTATGAGACGTATCAGCTCTTCACCTTTTATAATGTGATGATTCTCCTGTTCAATCTGTTGCCTATCTGGCCGCTGGATGGAGGGAAATTGCTGTTTTTGCTTGTGTCCATGAAACGGTCTTATCAGGATGCACATCAGACTATGCTTGTGGTTTCTGCTTTGTGCTTAGGTTTGTATCTTCTCATTTTTCTTGTTTTTAGCCCGCAGCAGCTTAACGTGTGGGTAATTGCTTGTTTCCTTATTTATTCAATATATATGGAATATAAACACCGCAGTTTTGTGAGCATGAGGTTTTTGCTCGAGAGGTATTATGGAAACCAGCAGGATCCACGGACCTTAAAGCCGATTATTGTAGATGAAGGAGAGTCCATCTATCAAACGCTGCTGAAATTCAGAAGAGGGTGCAAGCACCCCATTATTGTTGAACGAAATGGAAAAAAGCTGTTTGAGCTGGATGAAAATGAGCTTCTTCATGCCTTTTTTGCTGATAAGCGAACACAATCGACTGTCGGCGAGCTGAATTATGATTATTGA
- a CDS encoding ribonuclease E/G — MRTLVLNAKGSQNRCVLLEGNLVQEIHIHHINETAGSIYAGRVLNVLQGMQAAFIDIGEEKNGYLSVNDLPPVLKSAKLREGQQLLVQVAKEATEHKGPKLTANLEFGGQYLVYMPTSGYTAVSKKIEDPSERERLQSIGSHFCEENEGLVFRTAASGQAEETLDKEFCYLKKKYVALLHTNTKAPALLTEGTPFFDRIIREIDPDTVHQIVCDDSDLARDLKSRYETLEVLFHHSKQSVFDAYKIEQEIEKALKRIVWLKNGAYLVIDQTEALTAIDVNTGKFSGKSSLQDTVMKTNLEAAREAARQIRLRNLSGMIIIDFIDMPRQEDKQTILREMLRESKSDRVQSRMIGFSQMNIFQMTRKRVRPDLASLITCPCPVCSGTGQVLSPETIAFKIERELWELQYMEQEAALIELPSHAAEAFRGKNDEHLKRLEKALHFEIFLTEKAEWSDQYKIVQLGDREMIIRLMKNKDKI; from the coding sequence TTGCGTACGTTAGTTTTAAATGCAAAAGGCAGTCAAAATCGCTGCGTGCTGCTTGAAGGAAATCTTGTTCAAGAAATTCACATCCATCATATAAATGAAACGGCCGGCAGCATTTATGCGGGCCGTGTTTTGAATGTTCTTCAGGGAATGCAGGCTGCTTTCATCGATATCGGGGAGGAAAAGAACGGATATCTTTCAGTAAATGATCTCCCTCCTGTATTGAAGTCAGCCAAGCTTAGAGAAGGACAGCAGCTTTTGGTACAGGTTGCAAAAGAAGCAACTGAACATAAGGGGCCAAAACTGACAGCAAACCTCGAATTTGGCGGACAATATCTCGTATATATGCCGACTTCCGGCTATACCGCTGTTTCAAAAAAAATAGAGGATCCATCTGAAAGGGAGCGGCTCCAATCCATTGGATCTCATTTTTGCGAAGAAAATGAAGGACTTGTTTTCAGGACTGCTGCAAGTGGACAGGCAGAAGAAACCCTGGATAAAGAATTTTGTTATTTGAAGAAAAAATACGTGGCTTTGCTTCATACAAATACAAAGGCTCCTGCTCTTTTAACAGAAGGTACGCCTTTCTTTGACCGGATAATCCGGGAAATAGATCCTGATACGGTTCATCAGATCGTTTGTGATGACAGCGATCTTGCGCGGGATTTGAAAAGCAGGTATGAGACCCTGGAAGTGCTGTTTCATCATTCAAAACAGTCTGTTTTTGATGCGTACAAAATAGAACAGGAAATAGAAAAAGCGCTGAAACGCATTGTCTGGCTGAAAAATGGCGCCTACTTGGTTATTGATCAGACAGAAGCATTAACAGCTATTGATGTTAATACAGGAAAATTTTCAGGAAAGTCCTCCCTGCAGGATACGGTGATGAAGACGAATTTAGAAGCGGCAAGAGAAGCTGCAAGACAGATCAGACTGCGCAATTTGAGCGGAATGATTATCATTGATTTCATTGATATGCCCCGGCAGGAGGACAAGCAGACCATTTTGCGTGAAATGCTCAGGGAATCGAAGAGTGACAGAGTTCAATCTAGAATGATTGGTTTTTCCCAAATGAACATTTTTCAAATGACCCGAAAACGTGTGCGTCCCGATTTGGCATCGCTTATCACGTGTCCTTGCCCGGTCTGCAGCGGGACAGGCCAAGTGCTGTCGCCTGAAACAATTGCTTTTAAAATTGAACGAGAGTTATGGGAACTGCAGTACATGGAGCAAGAGGCTGCTTTAATAGAACTTCCTTCTCATGCTGCAGAAGCATTCAGAGGCAAAAATGATGAGCATCTTAAACGGTTAGAAAAGGCCCTGCACTTTGAGATCTTTTTAACAGAGAAGGCAGAATGGAGCGATCAATATAAAATTGTGCAGCTTGGAGACCGTGAAATGATTATACGGCTTATGAAAAATAAAGATAAAATATAA
- the rplU gene encoding 50S ribosomal protein L21 produces MYAIIETGGKQIKVEAGQAIYVEKLAGEQGETVTFDRVLFIGGDDVKVGSPIVDGATVTAKVEKQGRAKKITVFKYKAKKNYRKKQGHRQPYTKLVIDAINA; encoded by the coding sequence ATGTACGCAATTATTGAAACTGGTGGAAAACAAATCAAAGTAGAAGCTGGTCAAGCGATCTACGTTGAAAAGCTTGCTGGTGAACAAGGCGAAACTGTTACTTTTGACAGAGTTTTATTCATTGGCGGAGATGACGTGAAAGTTGGTAGCCCGATCGTTGATGGTGCGACTGTTACAGCGAAAGTTGAAAAACAAGGCCGCGCTAAAAAGATCACTGTATTCAAATACAAAGCTAAGAAAAACTACCGCAAAAAACAAGGTCATCGTCAACCATACACGAAACTTGTTATTGACGCAATCAACGCTTAA
- a CDS encoding ribosomal-processing cysteine protease Prp, giving the protein MIKAVINRNRSGLIESFTLSGHADFDVHGKDIVCAGASAVTFGAVNAIHKLTGITPIVEQGGDGGFLSFQLPHELGQKAGEQAQLLLEGMLISLQSIELNYGHFIKITINNNQQEVD; this is encoded by the coding sequence ATGATAAAAGCAGTCATTAACCGCAATAGAAGCGGTTTAATTGAATCCTTTACATTATCTGGACATGCCGATTTCGATGTACATGGAAAGGATATTGTCTGTGCTGGAGCATCTGCTGTCACATTTGGCGCTGTTAATGCGATACATAAGTTAACAGGGATAACGCCGATTGTCGAGCAGGGAGGAGACGGAGGATTTCTTTCGTTTCAGCTGCCCCATGAACTCGGGCAAAAAGCGGGCGAACAGGCTCAGCTGCTGCTTGAAGGCATGCTCATATCGCTGCAGTCAATAGAATTGAACTATGGACATTTCATAAAAATAACGATAAATAACAATCAGCAGGAGGTGGACTAG
- the rpmA gene encoding 50S ribosomal protein L27: protein MFLSLDLQFFASKKGVGSTKNGRDSISKRLGAKSADGEFVSGGSILFRQRGTKIYPGENVGRGGDDTLFAKVDGVVRFERFGRDRKKVSVYPVAQEA, encoded by the coding sequence ATGTTTTTAAGTTTAGATCTTCAGTTCTTCGCTTCTAAAAAAGGAGTAGGTTCTACTAAGAACGGTCGTGATTCAATCTCAAAGCGCCTTGGTGCTAAAAGTGCGGATGGCGAATTCGTAAGCGGTGGTTCTATCCTTTTCCGTCAACGCGGAACGAAAATTTACCCAGGTGAAAACGTTGGCCGCGGCGGTGACGACACTCTTTTCGCGAAAGTGGACGGAGTTGTACGTTTCGAGCGTTTCGGACGTGACCGTAAAAAAGTTAGCGTATATCCTGTAGCACAAGAAGCATAA
- a CDS encoding sporulation initiation phosphotransferase B, translating into MKKTNEEWNIVDVLSHSRHDWMNKLQLIKGNLSLNRHDRVQQIIEEIVIEAQSESKLCNLKMLSFASLLMTFNWKRHHYSLEYEVLGAIYDLSEYDLKVTEWCKQFFQILDDSVDRCTENHLSITIETEANQGQVRFFFDFNGIITEKALLLNWLKSNEKNQVSVMHYELSPDELTVAVGVA; encoded by the coding sequence ATGAAAAAAACAAATGAAGAGTGGAATATTGTCGATGTGTTAAGTCATTCACGTCACGATTGGATGAATAAACTGCAATTAATCAAAGGAAACTTATCATTAAATAGACACGATCGCGTACAGCAGATTATTGAAGAAATCGTCATTGAAGCACAAAGCGAATCGAAGCTTTGCAATTTAAAAATGCTGTCATTTGCAAGCCTCTTAATGACGTTCAACTGGAAAAGGCATCACTATTCTCTGGAGTATGAAGTCCTTGGGGCCATTTATGACTTGTCGGAATACGATCTGAAGGTTACCGAGTGGTGTAAGCAGTTCTTTCAGATTCTTGACGATTCCGTTGACAGGTGTACAGAGAATCATTTGAGCATCACAATAGAAACAGAAGCCAATCAGGGACAAGTTCGATTCTTTTTTGATTTTAATGGCATAATAACAGAGAAAGCTTTGTTATTAAATTGGTTAAAATCAAATGAAAAAAATCAAGTGTCAGTAATGCATTATGAACTTTCCCCGGATGAACTGACCGTTGCGGTCGGTGTCGCATAA
- the obgE gene encoding GTPase ObgE: MFIDQVKIYVKGGDGGNGLVAFRREKYVPKGGPAGGDGGKGADVIFEVEEGLRTLMDFRYQRHFKADRGQHGMSKNQHGRNATPMIVKVPPGTVVMEEETRTVIADLTEHGQQAVIAKGGRGGRGNSRFATPSNPAPELSENGEPGQERNIIMELKLLADVGLVGFPSVGKSTLLSVVSSAKPKIAEYHFTTLVPNLGVVETGDGRSFVMADLPGLIEGAHEGVGLGHQFLRHIERTRVIVHVIDMSSGEGRDPYEDYLTINAELKEYNLRLTERPQIIVANKMDMPESEENLAAFKEKLEDDLPIFPVSAITREGVRELLFEIMNTIEKTPEFPLYEEEDLSDHRVLYKFDKEAAEFEITRDSDGTFVVSGEKVEYLFKMTNFLREESIRRFSRQLRGMGIDEALRQRGAKDGDIVRLLEFEFEFIE, translated from the coding sequence ATGTTTATAGATCAGGTGAAAATATATGTAAAAGGCGGCGACGGAGGAAACGGGCTTGTTGCGTTCCGCCGCGAGAAATATGTACCAAAGGGCGGTCCTGCAGGAGGCGATGGCGGTAAAGGCGCTGACGTTATTTTTGAAGTTGAAGAAGGCCTGCGCACATTAATGGATTTCCGCTATCAGCGTCATTTCAAAGCAGACCGCGGACAGCACGGCATGTCGAAAAATCAGCATGGCAGAAATGCAACGCCGATGATTGTTAAAGTTCCGCCGGGTACAGTGGTTATGGAAGAAGAAACAAGAACGGTTATTGCTGACCTGACTGAGCATGGACAGCAGGCTGTGATTGCAAAAGGCGGACGCGGAGGACGCGGGAACAGCCGTTTTGCCACACCTTCAAATCCTGCTCCTGAGCTTTCTGAGAATGGAGAACCAGGACAAGAACGAAACATTATCATGGAGCTTAAGCTTCTTGCAGATGTTGGCTTAGTGGGTTTCCCTAGTGTTGGAAAATCAACGCTGCTGTCTGTAGTAAGCTCGGCAAAACCGAAAATTGCCGAATACCATTTTACAACGCTTGTACCGAACCTTGGTGTTGTTGAAACCGGAGATGGCCGCAGCTTCGTTATGGCGGATCTGCCTGGATTAATTGAAGGTGCACATGAAGGAGTGGGACTTGGTCATCAATTCCTGCGCCATATCGAAAGAACACGCGTCATCGTTCATGTGATTGATATGTCAAGCGGCGAGGGCCGTGATCCTTATGAAGATTATCTGACTATCAATGCTGAGCTTAAAGAATACAATCTGCGTCTCACAGAAAGGCCGCAAATCATTGTTGCAAATAAAATGGACATGCCGGAATCAGAAGAAAACCTTGCAGCTTTTAAAGAAAAGCTTGAGGATGATCTTCCAATCTTCCCTGTCTCTGCTATTACCCGTGAGGGCGTTCGCGAACTTTTATTTGAAATTATGAACACAATTGAAAAGACACCTGAATTCCCGCTTTATGAGGAAGAGGATCTTTCCGATCATCGTGTTCTTTATAAATTCGATAAAGAAGCAGCAGAATTTGAAATTACCCGTGACAGTGACGGAACATTTGTCGTATCAGGAGAGAAAGTGGAGTATCTCTTCAAGATGACAAACTTCCTGCGCGAAGAGTCAATCAGACGCTTCTCAAGACAGCTGCGCGGAATGGGTATCGATGAAGCGCTTCGTCAAAGAGGGGCAAAAGACGGCGATATCGTACGATTGCTTGAATTCGAATTTGAATTTATTGAGTAG
- a CDS encoding ACT domain-containing protein: protein MKEETFFLVREDVLPEAMRKTLEVKKLIERKKADSVAEAVQRVDMSRSAYYKYRDAVFPFHTMVNERIITLFFHLEDRSGTLSQLLAVVATAGCNVLTIHQTIPLQGRANVTLSLNTNGMKEDINSVMAKLKRLEFVEKVEILGSGA, encoded by the coding sequence ATGAAGGAAGAAACCTTTTTTTTAGTGCGGGAAGACGTTCTGCCTGAGGCGATGAGAAAAACGCTTGAGGTTAAAAAACTGATTGAACGGAAAAAAGCGGATTCTGTTGCTGAAGCTGTTCAGCGTGTAGATATGAGCAGAAGCGCTTATTATAAATACCGTGATGCCGTTTTCCCATTTCACACAATGGTAAACGAGCGCATTATCACACTCTTTTTTCACCTTGAAGACAGATCAGGCACATTATCACAGCTGCTTGCTGTTGTTGCAACAGCTGGGTGCAATGTACTGACCATTCATCAGACGATCCCGCTGCAGGGGCGGGCAAATGTAACGCTGTCATTAAATACTAATGGAATGAAAGAAGATATTAACAGCGTCATGGCAAAGCTGAAACGACTTGAATTTGTAGAGAAAGTAGAGATATTAGGATCTGGAGCTTAG